Proteins encoded within one genomic window of Granulicella pectinivorans:
- a CDS encoding pyridoxal phosphate-dependent aminotransferase: MNHCREQLDLSRRSFLRVAGASLPAFAAAGILSESHFAFAAGQQGSAAKAPVSQLQMMKQMMMSIPKDAVLINANENPLGPCEAARAAIASSANKGGRYDFFEMMTLMDVFGKQNNISPDSISVYGGSSEPLHYSVLSYTGPGKNLVAADPTYEAAGRAAEISGAKTIKTKLTSTYAHDVKAMAAADPNAGVIYLCNPNNPTGTITSREDILWLLDNKPKGTMLMVDEAYIHLSDAESVVDQTANRKDIIVLRTFSKIYGMAGIRCGFAVAHPDVLKKLEERGQNPMAITSCIAGRVSLEDKDLIPTRKAYIGQARMETIKFLTDNNYKVIPGSQSNCFMIDTGRNGRQVMAAMAQKKVIIGRTWPIWPNTVRITVGTKEDMAKFRTAFKEVMDTPVKAMLNNPYENVQHIPQLS; the protein is encoded by the coding sequence ATGAACCATTGTCGTGAGCAACTTGATCTTTCCCGCCGTTCCTTTCTGCGCGTTGCCGGTGCCAGCCTGCCCGCGTTCGCCGCTGCCGGAATCCTCTCCGAATCGCACTTTGCGTTTGCCGCGGGTCAGCAGGGCTCTGCTGCCAAGGCACCTGTCTCGCAACTCCAAATGATGAAGCAGATGATGATGTCGATCCCCAAGGACGCCGTCCTCATCAATGCGAATGAGAATCCGCTGGGTCCGTGCGAAGCGGCGCGGGCGGCGATCGCGTCGTCGGCCAACAAGGGCGGACGGTACGACTTCTTCGAGATGATGACGCTGATGGATGTGTTCGGCAAGCAGAACAATATCAGCCCGGACTCGATCTCGGTGTACGGCGGGTCGTCGGAGCCTCTGCACTACTCGGTGCTCTCGTATACGGGGCCTGGGAAGAACCTTGTTGCCGCGGATCCGACGTATGAGGCGGCCGGCCGCGCTGCGGAGATCTCGGGCGCGAAGACGATCAAGACGAAGCTGACCTCGACCTACGCGCACGATGTGAAGGCGATGGCCGCGGCCGACCCGAACGCGGGCGTGATCTATCTGTGCAACCCGAACAACCCGACGGGCACGATTACCTCGCGCGAGGACATTCTCTGGCTGCTCGACAACAAGCCGAAGGGCACGATGCTGATGGTGGATGAGGCTTACATTCATCTGTCGGATGCGGAGTCGGTGGTGGACCAGACGGCGAACCGCAAGGACATTATCGTGCTGCGGACGTTCTCAAAGATCTACGGCATGGCGGGGATTCGCTGCGGGTTTGCGGTTGCACATCCGGATGTGCTGAAGAAGCTCGAAGAGCGTGGGCAGAACCCGATGGCGATTACGAGCTGCATCGCCGGGCGCGTTTCGCTTGAGGATAAGGATCTGATTCCGACGCGCAAGGCCTATATCGGGCAGGCGCGCATGGAGACGATCAAGTTCCTGACCGACAACAACTACAAGGTGATTCCGGGATCGCAGTCGAACTGCTTCATGATCGATACGGGACGGAATGGCCGGCAGGTGATGGCGGCGATGGCGCAGAAGAAGGTGATCATCGGGCGCACGTGGCCGATCTGGCCGAATACGGTCCGGATCACCGTGGGCACGAAGGAAGACATGGCGAAGTTCCGCACGGCGTTCAAGGAAGTGATGGACACGCCGGTGAAGGCCATGCTCAACAACCCTTACGAGAACGTGCAGCATATTCCGCAGT
- a CDS encoding glycoside hydrolase family 2 protein encodes MSAQDEARGKGLDPGAGHPSTVLADFDHRQSLSLNGDWHIIADPYVAGLLDFHMHVNPNGYFNDQVAAPGSNALVEYSFEKSPTIKVPGDWNSQKEWLRMYEGPLWYERKFDYTPQPGHRAFLHIGAANYKSRMFLNGKLACDHEGGFTTFDCDVTGIIKPGSNDAVIYVDDTRMADGIPTLKTDWYNYGGLTRDVSIITTPQAFIDDFDLHLDRATRSVIEGYVHVEGAQAGTRVSVSIPEARLTATATTDATGKAPINLPAKNLSLWAPGNPKLYKVTLKAGNDTLEDDMGFRTVEVQGSKILLNGKPIVLHGICIHAEAPYRGGRVNTDADVATLFGWVKDLNANFVRLAHYPHDVRMERAADKLGILVWSEVPVYWAVHFDDEAVFQKSKKQLTEEITRDRDKASVILWSIANETPNTEARTAFLTRSAEFVKSFDPTRLVTAALLVRGEGNTKIIDDKLGSALDVIGFNEYIGWYEKTPEAMDQITWKIAFDKPLIVSEFGGEAKAGLHGSEHERWTEEYEANIYNHAIAMLNRIPQLRGSTPWILMDFRSPVRQLPGIQDGYNRKGLISDQGEKKLAFGVLQNAYKTGGLGHAD; translated from the coding sequence ATGAGCGCTCAGGACGAAGCGCGAGGCAAAGGCCTCGACCCCGGTGCCGGTCATCCCTCCACCGTCCTCGCCGACTTCGACCACCGCCAGTCCCTCTCGCTCAATGGCGACTGGCACATCATCGCCGACCCCTACGTCGCCGGCCTCCTCGACTTCCACATGCACGTCAACCCCAACGGATACTTCAACGATCAGGTCGCCGCCCCCGGCTCCAACGCCCTCGTCGAGTACAGCTTCGAAAAAAGCCCCACCATCAAGGTCCCCGGCGACTGGAACTCCCAGAAGGAGTGGCTCAGGATGTACGAAGGCCCCCTCTGGTACGAGCGCAAGTTCGACTACACCCCCCAGCCCGGCCACCGTGCCTTCCTCCACATCGGCGCCGCCAACTACAAGTCCCGTATGTTCCTCAACGGCAAGCTCGCCTGCGACCACGAGGGCGGATTCACCACCTTCGACTGCGACGTCACCGGCATCATCAAGCCCGGCTCCAACGACGCCGTCATCTACGTCGACGACACCCGCATGGCCGACGGCATCCCCACCCTCAAAACCGACTGGTACAACTACGGTGGCCTCACCCGTGACGTCTCCATCATCACCACACCGCAGGCCTTCATCGACGACTTCGACCTCCACCTCGACCGCGCCACCCGCTCCGTCATCGAGGGCTACGTCCACGTAGAAGGTGCCCAGGCCGGCACCAGGGTCTCCGTCTCCATCCCCGAGGCCCGCCTCACCGCCACCGCCACCACCGACGCCACGGGCAAAGCCCCCATCAACCTGCCGGCAAAGAACCTCTCCCTCTGGGCCCCCGGCAACCCCAAACTCTACAAAGTAACGCTGAAGGCCGGCAACGACACCCTCGAAGACGACATGGGCTTCCGCACCGTCGAGGTGCAGGGCTCCAAAATCCTCCTCAACGGCAAGCCCATCGTCCTCCACGGCATCTGCATCCACGCCGAGGCCCCCTACCGCGGCGGACGCGTCAACACCGACGCCGACGTCGCCACCCTCTTCGGCTGGGTCAAGGATCTCAACGCCAACTTCGTCCGCCTCGCCCACTACCCGCACGACGTCCGCATGGAGCGCGCCGCCGACAAGCTCGGAATCCTCGTCTGGTCCGAGGTCCCCGTCTACTGGGCCGTCCACTTCGACGACGAAGCCGTCTTCCAGAAGTCCAAAAAGCAGCTCACCGAAGAGATCACCCGCGACCGCGACAAGGCCTCCGTCATCCTCTGGTCCATCGCCAACGAGACCCCCAACACCGAAGCCCGCACCGCCTTCCTCACGCGCTCCGCCGAGTTCGTCAAGAGCTTCGACCCCACCCGCCTCGTCACCGCCGCCCTCCTCGTCCGTGGCGAAGGCAACACCAAGATCATCGACGACAAACTAGGCTCCGCCCTCGACGTCATCGGCTTCAACGAGTACATCGGCTGGTACGAAAAGACCCCCGAGGCCATGGACCAGATCACCTGGAAGATCGCCTTCGACAAGCCCCTCATCGTCAGTGAGTTCGGCGGCGAAGCCAAGGCCGGCCTCCACGGCTCCGAGCACGAGCGCTGGACCGAGGAGTACGAGGCCAACATCTACAACCACGCCATCGCCATGCTCAACCGCATCCCCCAGCTCCGCGGCTCTACCCCCTGGATCCTCATGGACTTCCGCTCGCCCGTCCGCCAGCTCCCCGGCATCCAGGATGGCTACAACCGCAAGGGCCTCATCTCCGACCAGGGCGAAAAGAAGCTGGCCTTCGGCGTCCTCCAAAACGCCTACAAGACCGGCGGCCTCGGACACGCGGACTAA
- a CDS encoding glycoside hydrolase family 88/105 protein: MASVTRRANALLLLSLSLVSPVFGQTAAEKSAMAGDTATDPGPRATLSGSTKPADVKAAVKKVADWELARMQGKYSQDWTIATLYAGFMAASSLTHDPKYAAFDKEVGEHWNWTLGPRRTHADDQAIGQTYLELYQRNPNPIYIESLRKQFDEMMDEPDPVAAAKPIWWWCDALFMAPPVWARLSAVTHDPKYNTYMDHQWHITDDLLWDKDEHLFYRDASYFQKREKGGQKIFWSRGNGWVMGGLVRVLDVLPKTDPSYPFYVERLKEMSAKIITIQRPDGLWSPGLLDTPNYELPEVSGSAFFVYALAYGINHHQLDARTYRPVVDKAWKALVSNIYADGRLGSIQPVGAAPGAFSAGSSYAFGTGAFMMAGSEVAKLR, from the coding sequence GGCGTGCAAATGCGCTTCTGCTCTTATCCCTCAGCCTTGTTAGCCCTGTTTTTGGTCAGACCGCTGCTGAAAAATCCGCCATGGCGGGCGATACGGCGACCGATCCCGGACCCCGCGCCACGCTCTCTGGTTCGACCAAACCTGCCGATGTGAAGGCCGCCGTCAAGAAGGTCGCGGACTGGGAGCTGGCCCGCATGCAGGGTAAGTACAGCCAGGACTGGACGATCGCCACGCTCTACGCGGGTTTTATGGCTGCGTCCTCGCTCACGCATGACCCGAAGTACGCGGCCTTCGATAAGGAGGTGGGCGAGCACTGGAACTGGACGCTTGGACCGCGGCGCACTCACGCCGACGACCAGGCGATCGGCCAGACGTATCTCGAGCTTTATCAGCGGAATCCAAATCCCATTTATATTGAATCACTTAGGAAGCAGTTCGACGAGATGATGGACGAGCCCGATCCGGTCGCAGCCGCAAAGCCCATCTGGTGGTGGTGCGATGCGCTGTTCATGGCTCCCCCCGTCTGGGCAAGGCTCTCCGCGGTGACGCACGACCCTAAGTACAACACTTATATGGATCATCAGTGGCACATCACCGACGATCTTCTCTGGGATAAGGACGAGCACCTCTTTTATCGGGATGCCAGCTACTTCCAGAAGCGGGAAAAAGGGGGGCAGAAGATTTTTTGGTCGCGTGGGAATGGGTGGGTGATGGGTGGTCTGGTGCGGGTTCTGGATGTGCTGCCCAAGACGGATCCGAGCTATCCCTTTTATGTAGAACGACTTAAGGAGATGTCGGCGAAGATCATCACGATTCAGCGGCCGGATGGGTTGTGGAGCCCTGGGCTGCTCGATACGCCCAACTACGAGCTGCCTGAGGTGTCGGGTTCGGCGTTCTTCGTGTACGCGCTGGCTTATGGAATCAACCACCATCAGCTCGACGCCAGGACCTACCGGCCCGTCGTCGACAAGGCGTGGAAGGCTTTAGTTTCAAATATTTACGCGGATGGGCGGCTGGGTTCGATTCAGCCGGTGGGGGCTGCTCCGGGGGCGTTTTCGGCAGGATCGAGCTATGCGTTCGGGACCGGAGCGTTCATGATGGCGGGGTCTGAAGTGGCCAAATTGCGGTAG